The region CTGCTTTGCATACGCTCTCGGGGGTCGCGGTGGGGGGCGGTCAGCGGTGTTATAAAAGGGCGTCTGGTGTGGCTCATGAGTGTGCAGGTCACACACTCACCCGCTGGCTGGGAGCAGGGGCCTGGCCTGCAGTCAGCACAGCCAGGTGCGCCGGACAGCGCGGGTCACGGCTGCACACACCAGCGCTAGTGGTGCCGCTGGAGTGCCCCTCCCTGGCTGGTTAGAAGGAAAAGCTCCTTCGCGTCTTGTGGGGAAGGCACACAGAAGACCCATCTTATGGAGCcgtggggcggggccgggggcacCTGGGCTGTGGATGAGGGTCCGGCTGGGGGACTGCAGGGCCTGGCCGCTCAGGAGATGATCCTGACAACTGAGAATCCTGGCCTTCCTCAGTGTGGTTTCCTACCCGTACTTGGTGGCAGTGAAATCCCCTGGTATTTGGAGCAAGCTTGGCGCATCGGTGTGATCCGGAGCCCTGCTTCCTGCTCAGCAGGTGCCCACCCCGCGCCTGGGCAGCGGGGGGCGGGGACGCGGGTCAGTCTGTCTGCGCGACTGACGCCTGTGCCCTCTTGCAGCAGTTCTGTGTCAACTGCGGCCGGGAGGCCCTGAGCGAGTGCACCGGCTGCCACAAGGTCAACTACTGCTCCACCTTCTGCCAGCGCAAGGTAGGCCCCCCGCGTCACTTCTGCGCTGCCCCCGGGCTCCGGCAAAGCCCCGAGGCAGCCGCGCAGGCCGTGGCCGTGGCCGTGGCGGCCGCGGCTCCCCCACGGCCTTGACCTTGTCCCGGTCAGCGCCCCCCAGCCCTGGACGCCTCGCCCTAGACCCCGAAAGTCAGCGCGGTTGTACATGCAGGCCTCTGATTCTAAGAAGACTAAAGAGTGTTCTGGAGTAGTAGTTGCTAGTTCAGGGTTTTATCGCTTTTCTCACGCTTACTCAGAGTGAGGGGCCGAGCCGTTGACTGGGGCCCGTGGGGTCATCCTCTCCTCTTAGAAACTTTCCACGATTAAAAAAGGTAACTTGCCGGGTGGACAAATAGTAAAATATCCCACCCCTGGTGCCTGTGACTTGGAGCTGCATCTGCGGACACAGCCTCTGCCGCACAGGGGACCCTGTGCCTGGCGGCTTCCCAGAGCGCCCCGTCCTCAGATGTCCTCGGGTGGTAGGTGGGCAGGAGTGACCCGCAAGACCAGGGTGTGTGGGACGTGGCATCTTCCTCCTCTGCATCTCAGGGCTTCCCGGGGGGCTGCAGGGGCCAGCACAGTGTGGAAAGCATGTCCAAGGGCTCCCAGCTATGCTCCTGAGCCCCCCAGCCCGTTCCCGGGGCCAGAGACATGGGAAAGAGACCCGCAGGTCTGCTTTCCCCGGTGTCACCTATGGCTAGTGTGCCGAGGAGAGGGCCCGCATGCCTGCTGCGCTCGGGGATGCTGGGAGGAGCCCAGGCAGCCAGGAGGAGCCAGCAGGGTGGACGGGCTCCTGCTGGCTCGCGATCCGAGAGGGCGGCTGGCTGATTGGTGACTTCCCTGACTTTGCACCATCAGAGGAAGAttcgtgggtttatttcttgatGGAGTCGTTTTAACCAGATAACATTTTGTCTAAATGCAAGCTGCAGTCTTGGAACCTCTCTTGGTGAATTGGGCAGTTATATTTCAGGTATAACCTTGTTGACAAAGACTCCCATTTCTTCCGTTGATTGTGTTAGGTTTGTGCCCCTCTGACACGCTGCCCTGATAAAGGCATAGGCTTTggttttattgggttggccacaaagttccttcggttttgaagtaaaaagaaaaggcacatttttcagttttcccaacaactttattgaacaacgtgttcaccgttttgttccactaccttctgccgtTTTTCAgccaacttcataattccatctgcccaaaactttttatctttttgagcaaagaactgttccaggtgccttttacagtcttccagggaattgacattttttccattaagagaattttgtaaagaccaaaatcaGTGGAAATCCAAAGGGGCAATGTGTGGcgaatatggcggatgaatcagaacttcccagccaagctgtaacattttttgcctggtcatcaaagaaacatgcagtctggcgttatcctgatggaagttGATGCGTTTCCTGTTGACTCATTCTGGacgctttttgtcgagtgctgctttcagttggtctaatggGGAGCAGTACTTGtgggaattaatcgtttggttttctgcaaggagctcataatagaagaCTCCCTTCCACTCCCACCATAtgcacatcaccttctttggatgaagaccggcctttgctgtggttggtggtggttcatttcgcttgccccacgatctcttccattccacgttatcgtacagtatccacttttcattgcccgtcacaatttgttttaaaaatggaacgtttccattacgtttaagtagagaatcgcatgcagaaatacagtcaagaaggtttttttcgcttaacttatgtggaacccagacatcaaagcgatgaacagAACCAAGctgatgcaaatgattttcaaggCTTGAtgtggatattttgagtatgtcggctgtctcccgcatggtataacgttgatcTCAATTGTTTCGATTTGTTCGCtttcaacttcaactggtctacctgaccgtggaacatcgtccagcgagaaatctccggcacgaaactttgcaaaccacttttgacacgtttgatcagttaCAGcgccttctccatacactgcacaagtcttttttgggggggtttcagctgcgtttttacctttcttgaaatagtgaagcataatatgccgaaaatgttgctttttttcttcaatattaaaatggctacacaaaaattcaccaattttgataacctttttttaaatgcatgctgataagatagctgtcacaatacagtctaacaaaattgtttcaaatgaagttaaagacaattaaacgctactagagccatcttatggaaaaaaacaaactctttggccaacccaatatttacaaaaatcaatGTACAGTGAAGTTCAAAAACCGTAATTTTCACGTGGGATCCGTCATGAACACTCGGTAGGACCTGAAAAAACCTAAGCCCTCGGCTCCTTGTAATAAATGGTGGTGCCGACAGTGCAGCTTCTGGGCCTGCCCACTGTGCTCCCCAGAATTCTGTGTGCTCCCCAAAGACCTGGAAAGGTAGTTAACGTTACTCACCTTCTTACAAGTTGGACAAGGGCCATGAATTGTTTTGGCTTTTACGTgcagactttattttctttccaaatcccatgtgaggtgtgtgtgtgtgtgtgtgtacgttttACATCTTCATCGAGGTagaatttacataccataaaatccactAATTTTAAGGGTacgattcagtggtttttagtaagTTTGCATTTGTGCAAACATGACAATTTGGTTTTAGAactttccatcacccccaaaagccCCCTCGGGCCCACAcccagccactggcaaccacgAATCTctttctctgtagatttgcctcttctggacatttcacgtaGCAGGAATCGTATAACGTGTGGTCTCCCGCATCTGGCTTCCTCTGACCAgcgtgttttcaaggttcatccacgtggAGCCTGAGTAGCGTCCACGGTGTGGCTGGACCTCGTCTTGTCCTCCAGTCCTCAGCCAACGGACATCTGAGTGGTTCCCGCCATGTGACTGTCGTGAACACTCACGAGCGAGCTCCAGGGTGGAgacaggtttttgtttgtcttggCTACATGCGTACATGGATTTGCTGAGTCATCTGGTAAACTTGTGTTTAACTTTAGTAAGAAACTTCCCAACTTTTCCGAAGTGACTGCACTCCCTCGAGCGGTGGGTCCACCCACGTGCACGGCGCTTGCTCTTGCTTTCTGGTCGTAGCCCTGCTACCGGGTGTGAAGCGACATCAGTGCGTTTAGTCTGCATCTCCCTGATGTCTAAGGAGGTTGAGCATCGTTGTGTGTGCTTATTGGGCGTtgtatatcttttggggggaaatgtctattcaaatcttttgcccgtTTTTAAATGGGATCGTTTCTCTTCTTATCGAGTGTGAAGATGTCtgtgtatattctggatacaagtcctttatcagatacgtgATTTCCAAGTATTTCcccccagtctgtgacttgtctctTTATTTCTTAATAGTGTCATTTGAAGggcaaaagtttttttaattttgttgaagtccagtttactttttaaaaatttttattatctagtattttttatttttggccataccaTAAGGCTTATGGGACCTTAGTtcccgaccggggatcaaacccgggccccctgcagtggaagcatggagtcctaaccactagggaagtcccaagaagtccagtgtattaaaaaaacatttttaacggAGATCATGCTCTTGGTGTCATATCTCAGAACTTTTGCCTGACTCAAGGTTAGGAAAATCTCCTATTTTCCtctaaaacatttataattttagctcttttttattttcGGCCGCATAGcgtagcttgcaggatctcagttcaccaaccagggagtgaacctcggccatggcaatgaaagtgccggatcctaaccactggaccaccagggaactccctttaaGCTCTTATTTTTAGACTTATGacccatcttgagttaatttttaggTATGGTGTGAAACACTGTGGACTTGAGCCCAGCACACATGAAGTTTTACATACTGTATATAGACTTACAGAGTCAGGTAATCTACATAGTCAGGTAATTTACAattcaaaatttattcttttgagtctaaaaataacaggtgttggagagggtgtggagaaaagggaaccctcttacactgttggtgggaatgtaaattggtgcagccactatggagaaccgtaaggaggttccttactaaactaaaaatagagttgccatttgatccaacaatcccaatcctgggcatttatccagagaaaacactaattcgaaaagatacatgcaccccagtgctcatagcagcactgtttacaattggcaagacaaggaagcaacctaaatgtccatcaacagaggaatggataaagaagatgtggtacatacatacaatggaatactcctcagccatacaaaagaatgaaataatgccatttgcagcaacatggatggacctagagattagcattctgagtgaagtaagtcagaaagagagagacaaataccatacgtcacttatatgcggaatctaaaatacgacacaagtgaaattatttacaaaacagaaacagactcacagacatagagaacagacttgtggttgccaggagggagcggggtaggggagggatggactgggattagcagatgcaaacgattatacataggatggataaacaacaaggtcctaatgtagagcacggggaactatattcaatatcctgtgataaaccatcatggaaaataatgtgaaaaagaaaaaatatatgtatataactgaatcactttgctgtacagcagaaattaacacaatactgtaaatcaactaaacttcaataaaaaataaatttaaaaaatttattcttctgatatacaggcagaccttgttttGTTGCACTTCTCAGATGttgcatttttacaaattgaaggtgtgCGGCAACCCTGCCTtgtcaggtgatggttagcatttttaggaATAGAGTGTCTTTGAATTAGGTTCGTACAGtcacacacttaatagactaccgTGTAGTGTAAATGTGATCTGTATAAGCCCCGGGAAACCTGAAAtcttgtgtgacttgctttatagctacatttgctttattctggaactgaacccgcaatgtctccaaggtatgcctgtaatgatttgaaattttacgtttttatcataaaaataagGCAACACttgttgtagaaaatttggaagacATAGGACAGCACGAACAGAGGCAGCTGGAACCCTGCCCTCCGGGGGTCACCGCTGGTCTCTGTTCGTCCGAGTGTGTGTGATGTTCATTCAAGTCTTACCAGGGCTCACCAAACCCTAACCTCTCCGTGCGTCATGGGGTCCGTGTCTCCACTAACCGTGCCCCGTCGGGCCCCCGGAGcgagccctgctccaggccaAGTTCGGCTGCATTTCCCGCCTGTGAACGGGCGACGGCAGCTCCCGCCCTGACGGGGGGCTTGGGGGGGGGCGTGGACGTCCTGCCCGACCTCCCTGGGGGCCACGGCCTCCCAGCCCCTCTGTGGACACGTGGCTGGCTCCCGCTCAGTGCTTTCACTCCTCACCGTGGGCAGCAGCCTCAGAGACAAGTGTTCCTCGGCAGGTGTGAGTGTTTTTGTTTAGATCCCAGGGAGGAAGCAGCAGGGTCAGAGCGCGGACGTGTCTCGGGGTCATCCTGGGTGTTTGCCTCTGGAGCGGGTCCCTAAACAGCAGGGTGGGTGACGCTGGGAGCCCCCTGCCCCGGGGGGCTGGCCGCTCAGCACACGCAGACCCTCTCCTGGGCACAGCCTTCTCACTCTGAACCGTAACACGGAGTCTGTCCTTCCTTTCAGGACTGGAAGGACCACCAGCACATGTGTGGTCAGTCGGCAGCTGTCACCGTGCAGGGGGACGATGTCCATGTCGCCGAAGGTGTGATCGAGAAGGTCACCGTGTGAGGGCTCGCAGGGCCTCTGTGGCCAGGAAGGACCCTCGAGGACGGGGGGCGCTGAGGACAAGGAGGAACTTGCTGGCCAAGTTATGAGTGGACGTCGCGTGACCGGCGCCCTTGGCCGTGCGCTCCTGCCGCCAAGCCCcgaagggggcgggggggggggcgggcctCTCCGGGGCGGCCGGTGGACGCGGCTTGGGCCCTCGATGCCTTTCGCGGTGCTTTTTTTAATCCCTTGGATCATGAGCGTCCGGTCTTCCCTATGGGTGTGTCGTGTTCTGTAACACGCGTGTACATACGTGTGTCAGTAAAGTTGGCGCCCCTGCCCCACACGGACTGGTGACTCCAAGCTCCGACCTCCCGGGGGCCCGATCGTGCAGCTCGGAAGCCGAGACCGGACGGGGCCCAGCCCGGCGGGACAGGAGGCCGGCACCTGCTGCCCAGGAGCTGGGGCCCCAGAGCTGCCAGCCGGGAAGGCCGAGCCGCTGTCCAGTCTCAGGGATGGATTGGCGTCTGGGCGTGCCACCTTCCCTTTGCACAGAGCGTGCCCGGGACCCCGGGGGACCTGCCCAGGGTGGCTCCTGCCTGCGTCCGGCTATCCTAGCCCAACTCTCGCGGGCTGTGGGCCTCGTCCCTGCCCTTCCCGGCACCTTGCCCAGCCTGTCCCCAAGCCTGGGTTCCAGGAAAGCCTGCGGTGCCCCTTCTTCTGTGCACTGAGAGATGGACTTTGACCCTGACGCTCGCCTCACTGTTCCGTCTCGTTCACACCTCCGGCCCCGCACCTCCCGGCTCCTGCTTCCAGAAGGTTCTTCATAGCACACGGAGACTTGCCTTTTGGCGCCTTTTGGGCCACGGGCTCCCCGGTGAGCCGAGGGGGTGGCACCCACGCCCGTCCCCCCGTGCCCAGCCTGGCTCCAGGTGGGGGAGGACCTGCCCCCCAGAAGCCCCTCCGCCTCCGTTCCATCGGCCGCTGCGGACTAAGcgggtttgtttgggttttatttgttttgtccTCCCACCTCTCCACCACCCTGGGGAAGGCCAGGCCCGGCCCCTGGGGTTTGCACAGCATGAAGGTGGGGCGGGAAGCGGGgaccgggggcggggccgcgttGGCTGCAGCAGAAGGGGCTGCACCCTGAGAAGGAACCCCCCAAACCTGAAACGGCTAAAATGGCGACTTAGGTGGGCAGCACCCACAGGGAAAGGCTGGCAGGTCCCTCCCTGGCGTCCAGCTCCAGGCAGCGGCCTCCCTGGGAGCAGACTCGGCGGCCTCGGGACCAGGCCCTGCAGGGACGCCATCCTGGGTGAGGGTTTCCTGGGAGCGGGGCggcttctcctccccttctccttaaAGAAGTAGAAGCCTGGGGAGTGCACGTGTTGGGGGCAGTTTTCCAAAGTATCGTTTCCAAGCCTTTGAAGCTATCTCTGCATAACCCTGGACATCAGGAGGCTTCGGGAAGTTGCCATCCAGGTGCCAAGGGTGCGTTGACACCCTCAGTTCTGTGTCAGCACTTCTGATGGCATCTTCTGCCAGACGCAGCCGCGGGGGCCAGGCCAAGGCTTCTGACAGTGGGCGGCGCGGCAGCCGTCCAGGTGCTGCCCGTCCTCTGAGCTGAGGCTGCGGTGACGCTTGGCATCGGTGGGCCTGGGACCCTCGAGGCATCTGCTGAGCCCCCGGGTCAGCCAGGCTCTGTATATCTGCACCTGTTCCCCCCGTGCCCGCCTTGTCCCCCTCTTGGGGGACATAGGAGTCTGCCCACAGGGCCAGCGGGGACGGCGCAGGACACCAGCAGATCCCAGCCCATCTGCAGCCCCACCTCCGAGAGAGGTGCACTTGCTGGCCTGGCCTGTCAGGGCCACGGTCACCCCATCCCTAGTATAGGAGATGAGAAGGGTACATGGATGGGGACGTGGCCCTGCTCCACACAGACCCCTGGGTTGGGTGGGCATGGCGGCTGGTGCCCACGGCTGGCGGGCAGGGGTGCTGCTGGTTGAGACCCTCTTGGCAGTGGCAGACACCAGCTCTGACCACCTGAAGTGACCACGGAAGGCCCAGCAGGCGCATGTCGGAGCACATCAGAGATGGGTGGCAGGGCACGGGCGTGGGGTGCGGACCTGAGGGACGAGCCAGGTGGCAGGGCCAGCGGCCACAGTCAGGGGCCCTCTGCTCcgaccctgaccctgaccctgccGTCAGCCTGATGGTCCCTTCAAGTCTGAGGTTCCCAGGAGGGACCACCAGCCCAGCTCTGAAGCAGGTGTCTTGCCCGGGTGAGGCTGTGCCATCTGGGGCTCCTCCCGGGAGGAGACCCAGGGTATCCGCTGCAGCCATCCTCATGCTTCACAGGCAAGAAGGTGCTGGAAGCTGAAGCAGCCAACAGACCTGGGGTCCggccctgggccccctcccccactcccatttTGTGTTGGTCCCTGTGTGGTGCAGGGACACAGCACCCCATACTGGCCCCCAGTCCATCAATACTCGGTTCCTCGAGGGCAAGTTTCTCCCAGGATGATAGGGGCAGGCTGGTCCTGGGGGGTGGTCAGgggaggcttctcagaggaggcgGCAGCTGAGACTGAGCAGGAAACGTGCTCACCTAGAGAGGGGAACAGGGCGGCCCCTCTCTCCACGGAATATTTTAGCATGCTGAGGGCAGGCCTGACGCCGTGGCCCTCACAGCCCATAGTTTCTCATGTTCAGAGGAGAACTTGGCACCCGGCAGTGGCCGGCTTGGTCACAGTTCCTGACAGGAGCGCTCAGCCACAGTACTGGGAACAGCGGGTGCCCATGGCGGGGGACTGGGAGGGTCCAGGTGAAGTCCAAGTGGGGCTGTCTCGGGTTGTGTGGGGCCACGCTGTGGGCTCACGGGGGCAGCCACTCCCTCTGCTCTACCCACTTGCTCCCAGCCAAGTGGGCAGAGGATGGCTGAGTGCCTTGTGGGCCTGCGCTGGCCCTCCCTGGGGGGAGGCTGCCCCCGTGAGCCCACCCAGCACCCAGGCCCCCTGTTCCTCCAGGCTTTGGGCATCTATCGGCACGTCAGGAGCTGGTAGGGAGCTGTGCTCGGACCTTGAGGCAGCTGCCAAAGCAGTGGCAGGGGCAGCTCAGTTGCATTTTGCAGAGACAGTGGATGGGGCCACCAGGACGAGGGGAGGAGGCTGCTGGCCTGGGAACAGCTGTCGGGTCGGGGTGGGTTGCAGCTGGCCaggtgtgggggggagggaacCTGTTAGGGGAAGGTGAGTCGGGGCAGCCTTCCCAGGCAGCGGCTGGTCCTGTTCCCAAGGCTTCTGGGGCAGGGCAGAGCTGAGCACacctccctgcagcctccccgcccaccccagggCCAGAGCCAGGACCTGGCTTGGTGGGGTCTCTTCTCTGGGCTTCCtccgaaggaaggaaggaaggggttaACTGGCCGGATGAGGGTCAGTGGAGGCCTGGGCTCCTCCTccttgccccctcccccgcctccaaGAGCCTTCCCAGCAGGTGTTGGGGATCTGTTTAATTACTCCTACAAACCCCCAGGCGGGGCGGGGTGCTGACGAGGGGCTGCGGTGCCAGCGGTCTGCTCAGCAGCGGAGGCGCAGAGCCTTGCGGAAGACGGTCCGGAACTCGGCGTTGAAGATGGTGTAGATGACGGGGTTGAGGGCGCTGTTGACGTAGCCCAGCCAGGTGACCGCGCTCACCAGCCGCGGGGGCACGGCGCACGTGGGACACAGCGCCCGGGAGATGTGCACGACAAAGAAGGGCGTCCAGCACAGCAGAAAGGCCCCTGGGAGCGGGGTTGGGGCTGCCGTGAGCGGCTGCCTGCCACACCCCCCGCCCTGGGCGCCGCCTCACACCCTGGGCGCTGCAGTCTTCCCCTCTGCCCACGTCCCCCGGCCGGTACCCACCGACCACCACAGGCAGGACTCTCATAGCTTTGCGCTCCCGGCCCGTGATCTTGGCGCGTCTCCTCCTGCGGGCCCGCAGCGGGGGTTCGGCCGGCATGGCGTCCGAGGGCACGACGGCATCCGAGGCTGGGGTGGCGTCGGGGGGCGGGGCAGCGTCGGGGGCCGGGATGCCgtcggggggcggggcggcgtCGGGGGGCGGGATGCCGTCGGGGGGCGGCGGGCCGGGGCCGCTGGGGCGGCGGGGCGCACGGCCGTGCAAGTGGGCGCGGCGGGCTGCCCCCCAGCGCCGGAGGCCCCGGAACGTGGCCCAGTAGAGCAGCAGCATGAACGGGCAGGGCAGGAAGAAGGAACACACGGACGAGTAGACCACGTAGTCGCGGTCCTCCAGGCGGCACACGGAGGGATCGCGGCTGCGCGCGTCGTTGAGGCCGCACAACACGGGTGCCGCCACCGCTGCCGACAGCAGCCACGTGGCGCCGATGAGCAGCAGCTGCCGGCCGCCGCGGCTCTGGCGGTTGTAGTGCAGCGGCACGGCTACCGCCACGAACCTGCGGGGAGCGTGGTGAGGGCGGCGGGGCCGGAGCGGCCCTACAGGGGACGGGACGGTGGGGGCGGCCTACCTGTCCACGCTGATGGCGCACAAGTTGAAGATGGAGGCAGTGCACAGCATGACATCCATGGCCATGAGCGCGTCGCAGAGGCCGGGGCTCAGCAGCCACACGCCGCCCTGGACCTGGGCGCAGGGAGGGGCCCCGTAGCAACAACAGACACAGGACGctaccctcccccagccgcccgcCCAAGCTGTCTTTCTGACCCCCAGTGGTCTGGGAGTGAGCGGAGGGGCCTGAATatcagaggggaggggggagtgagCCGGAGACAGCTGGGCAGGCCTGCCCGCCCCTCAAGCTGGGCGCCAAGAGACGCCCCCCTTCCTTTCTCTAAGAACTGAGAAAGGCCTTGGGGGGGATCCTGGGGGGCATAGTCACCTGAGGACTGTGATCTCTGATGCTGTGGGGCTCAGGGTACCGTGGGGCCCCTCCCTGTGCAGATGGGGAGCCTGCGGCCCTAGAGTGTGAGCCCAGCACCCctattcccccccccccccccccccagacaCCTAAGAGTCggaaagcatcctaagagactactacaagcagctctatgccaacaaaatggacaacctggaagaaatggacaaattcttagaaaggtataatcttccaagactgaaccaggaagaaataatggGGAGCCTGCGGCCCTAGAGTGTGAGCCCAGCACCCCtattccccccccccgcccccgcagacAGCTAAGAGTCGGTGTCTGCGGAAACTcactctctgggcctctggaTGGGTCATTTCACTCCTGTCCCCTCACCCGTAAGAGAGGGTGAGGATGGCACCCACAGCATTGTTACAAAGTAAAGTCCCTGGCACCGTGCCCGGCGGTCCCACCAAGGGCAAAGGAGCAGACAGCCGCCCCCCTCTAAATCCCCTCCTGCTGATTTGGGGCGATTAGGAGCTTAAGAGCCATCATTGTGACGTCTGTCTGCGGCTCGGGGGGAGCGGCAGGTCATGTCTGTCCTTGTCCTGCTagcctctgccccagccctgcccggaCTCACTGTGTCCACCTTAGAAAAAccaagcctcccctcccccatagcCCAGGACGCTGTGTCCCCAACTCAGCCCTAAGCAGCTTTTCTCTGCCCAAACTGCAGAGCGGACATGGCTGTCACCAAGGGGGACCGACCCAAGGGCCAGACCTGCTCTGGGGCAGGAGGCTCCTGGGCTCAGGTTCTGGCAGGGTCTCTGGCCCCCACGCCTGCGCCTTCCCTTGGTTCCACTGTCAGGCCCGGGTGTCGCCTCGCTCCAGCTGTGCTCACTGCCCTGCGGCTCCTGGCAGCTGAGCATCCCTCCTGCTGGGAGCCCAGTCGGCGCGTGAGTGAGGGTCTCCTGCCCTGGGGTGCGCTGGTGTGTGTGCGCCTGTGGTCCTACCTGGCTGTGGTGTGGCCTCGTGCAGTGAcgtgtgtgtctctgtgcccCAGCGGGAGCCGGCATGGGGGTAAGCCTGAATCTGCCTGTCTGTCCAGCTGGCTCCCCTGGGGGAGTGGAACCCGGCTGAGGGGGCTGAGTGGGGGGCTGGACTGCCAAAGTCGCCTGTTTCTGGGGTCTCTGCTTGAAGGACAGAGGCATCTCTTGGGTAACAGACACCaagacagaaagggagaagaggagagagggccAAAAGAGGGAGGGCGGACAGACAGCAAAGCGGGCAGATGGATAgcgagatgggggaggggagaggctcgGAGGTGCTGGAGGCTCCGGTCGTCCTGCGACCAGGCGCGGCCGCCGGCTCGAGGCTCCTGAGAGGCCAAGCGGCAGGGTCACGCTGGGTCCTCGGTGTGGCTCGGCACAGGGAACACGGGGCAGGCGAGGGTGCGCGTGCGGTCGCGACGCGGGCTCACCTCGGAGTAGACGAAGAGAGGCAGCACGAGCAGGGCGAGTAGGAGGTCGGCGGCCGCCAGGCTCACGATGAAGTAGTTGGTGGGCGTCTGCAGGGCGCGCTCGGCCGCCACGCTCACGCACACGAGCGAGTTCCCTGCGAGCACCGCGCCGATG is a window of Physeter macrocephalus isolate SW-GA chromosome 18, ASM283717v5, whole genome shotgun sequence DNA encoding:
- the DRD4 gene encoding D(4) dopamine receptor — translated: MGNRSAADADGLLAGRGPGTGGGAGGPGAAAALAGGVLLIGAVLAGNSLVCVSVAAERALQTPTNYFIVSLAAADLLLALLVLPLFVYSEVQGGVWLLSPGLCDALMAMDVMLCTASIFNLCAISVDRFVAVAVPLHYNRQSRGGRQLLLIGATWLLSAAVAAPVLCGLNDARSRDPSVCRLEDRDYVVYSSVCSFFLPCPFMLLLYWATFRGLRRWGAARRAHLHGRAPRRPSGPGPPPPDGIPPPDAAPPPDGIPAPDAAPPPDATPASDAVVPSDAMPAEPPLRARRRRRAKITGRERKAMRVLPVVVGAFLLCWTPFFVVHISRALCPTCAVPPRLVSAVTWLGYVNSALNPVIYTIFNAEFRTVFRKALRLRC